One window of the Zea mays cultivar B73 chromosome 3, Zm-B73-REFERENCE-NAM-5.0, whole genome shotgun sequence genome contains the following:
- the LOC103650494 gene encoding uncharacterized protein produces MLTLVIKTPRSSPPSLSCSPLRQLTGPAVRQATVYAVLKVLLTVLLVDSASRVSRYTDTFSPSLDSVLSALTIITVPLLAGVRRAYAQPRHREIYLASKPCSPQPSHRLPSRSAPASCAPRANPDSKRRHNLVLDSRHHIVALLHRRPCRRLPAVFAHVPEHLEEVALKKKPAPSTVDLVVEFHLTNCRD; encoded by the exons ATGCTTACATTGGTGATCAAGACGCCTAGGTCTTCACCACCATCGCTTAGCTGTTCGCCTCTGCGTCAGCTCACCGGACCTGCAGTCCGTCAGGCCACTGTCTACGCTGTGCTCAAGGTCCTACTCACCGTTCTTCTCGTCGACAGCGCCAGTCGTGTCTCCCGCTACACCGACACTTTTTCTCCATCGCTCGACTCCGTGCTCAGCGCTCTCACCATCATTACTGTTCCTCTCCTCGCCGGAGTTCGCCGGGCTTACGCTCAACCCCGCCACCGTGAGATTTACCTCGCCTCCAAACCGTGTTCGCCGCAGCCCAGCCATCGTCTACCATCACGCTCGGCTCCAGCTAGTTGCGCTCCTCGCGCCAACCCTGATTCCAAGCGCCGCCACAACCTCGTCCTAGATTCGAGGCATCACATCGTCGCTCTGCTGCATAGGCGCCCATGTCGTCGCCTTCCTGCCGTCTTTGCTCATGTGCCAG aacacctagaagaAGTGGCATTGAAGAAGAAGCCTGCCCCAAGTACTGTTGATCTAGTGGTGGAGTTCCATCTAACTAATTGTCGTGATTGA